From the Halorubellus sp. JP-L1 genome, one window contains:
- a CDS encoding CaiB/BaiF CoA-transferase family protein, with protein MTERAGPLAGLRVVEVGTMISAGTVGRLLADFGADVVKVEHPKAGDHLRRFGPESNDAGIWWKYLARNKRSVTLNLSTEEGSVVFEDLVAEADVLVENFRPGTLERWNVGWDHLSTVNPDLVMLRLSGFGQTGPYSERPGFGTLAEAMSGFAYLNGFPDREPLLPPSGLADGIAAMYSTFAVMFALYHRDVNGGGGQYIDTSLIEPIFSILGPQPLRYQQLDEVEERAGNRSTSSAPRNVYETKDDRYVAISASSQPIAMRLFDAIDRPDLKDDPRFETNEKRLENVEELDAIIQDWMDDHDRETILERFEEYETTIAPIYNVADIVEDDHYRARDAVVEVPDDDLGDALVQGVVPKFSETPGEITHLGPSLGEHNDEVYAEMLGYDTETLADLESAGAI; from the coding sequence ATGACTGAACGAGCCGGCCCCCTAGCGGGACTGCGGGTCGTGGAGGTCGGAACGATGATCTCCGCGGGCACGGTCGGTCGGCTGCTCGCCGACTTCGGCGCGGACGTCGTGAAGGTCGAGCACCCGAAGGCTGGCGACCACTTGCGGCGGTTCGGGCCGGAGAGCAACGACGCTGGCATTTGGTGGAAGTACCTCGCGCGCAACAAGCGCTCGGTGACGCTCAACCTCTCCACGGAGGAAGGGAGCGTGGTGTTTGAGGACCTCGTCGCGGAGGCGGACGTGCTCGTGGAGAACTTCCGCCCGGGAACACTGGAGCGCTGGAACGTCGGCTGGGATCACCTATCGACGGTGAATCCGGACCTCGTGATGCTCCGATTGAGTGGGTTCGGACAGACCGGCCCGTACAGCGAACGCCCCGGGTTCGGGACGCTTGCCGAGGCGATGTCGGGGTTCGCGTACCTGAACGGGTTCCCGGACCGCGAGCCGCTCCTCCCGCCGAGCGGGCTCGCCGACGGCATCGCCGCGATGTACTCGACGTTCGCCGTGATGTTCGCGCTCTACCACCGAGACGTCAACGGAGGTGGCGGCCAGTACATCGACACCAGCCTCATCGAGCCCATCTTCTCCATCCTCGGGCCGCAGCCGCTGCGGTACCAGCAACTCGACGAGGTCGAGGAACGCGCGGGGAACCGCTCAACGTCGTCCGCGCCCCGGAACGTCTACGAGACGAAGGACGACCGGTACGTCGCCATCTCCGCAAGCTCGCAACCGATCGCGATGCGGTTGTTCGACGCCATCGATCGCCCGGACCTCAAGGACGACCCGCGCTTCGAGACTAACGAGAAGCGCCTTGAGAACGTCGAGGAACTGGACGCGATCATCCAGGACTGGATGGACGACCACGACCGCGAGACGATTCTGGAGCGCTTCGAGGAGTACGAGACGACGATCGCGCCGATCTACAACGTCGCTGACATCGTCGAGGACGACCACTATCGGGCCCGGGACGCGGTCGTGGAGGTCCCCGACGACGACCTCGGGGACGCGCTCGTCCAGGGCGTCGTCCCGAAGTTCTCGGAGACCCCTGGCGAGATCACGCACCTCGGGCCGAGCCTCGGCGAGCACAACGACGAGGTGTACGCGGAGATGCTCGGATACGACACGGAAACGCTCGCGGACCTCGAGTCCGCGGGGGCGATCTGA
- a CDS encoding hydroxymethylglutaryl-CoA lyase, whose product MDLPADVTIVEMLPRDGFQRLDEFVPTDEKVEIIDALSSTGVDEIEFTSFTHPKAVPTLRDADEVAARIDRNDDVTYRALVPNAVGMERALEAGVDKVNALVTVSETYSRNNQNMTVDEILDEIDAIVELADGTDVEVEAGMGTSFYCPYEGRIPQEQTLAVVDRVVEAGVDEVTLATTMGLANPVQVESMFDEVFERHPDIDVGLHLHDTNGMSLANTLTAMQAGVDRFDASHCGLGGGVVLPEGMSGVGNTPTEDLVHMLTEMDVAVDADFDRVQDVARDVSDRLGLGATSHVLMGGTVAGVLDTVAGDE is encoded by the coding sequence ATGGACCTCCCTGCGGACGTGACGATCGTCGAGATGCTACCACGCGACGGGTTCCAGCGCCTCGACGAGTTCGTGCCGACCGACGAGAAGGTCGAGATAATCGACGCGCTGTCCAGTACCGGCGTGGACGAGATCGAGTTCACGTCGTTCACGCACCCGAAAGCGGTGCCGACGCTCCGGGACGCCGACGAGGTCGCGGCGCGCATCGACCGCAACGACGACGTCACCTATCGCGCGCTCGTCCCGAACGCCGTCGGGATGGAGCGCGCTTTGGAGGCGGGCGTTGACAAGGTGAACGCACTTGTCACCGTCTCGGAGACGTATAGTCGGAACAACCAGAACATGACCGTCGACGAGATCCTCGACGAGATCGACGCTATCGTCGAGCTCGCCGACGGCACTGACGTCGAGGTCGAAGCCGGGATGGGGACGAGCTTCTACTGTCCGTACGAGGGGCGGATCCCGCAGGAACAGACGCTCGCGGTGGTTGACCGCGTCGTGGAGGCGGGCGTGGACGAGGTGACGCTCGCGACGACGATGGGGCTCGCGAACCCGGTGCAGGTGGAGTCGATGTTCGACGAGGTGTTCGAGCGCCACCCCGACATCGACGTCGGATTGCACCTCCACGATACGAACGGGATGAGTCTCGCGAACACGCTCACCGCGATGCAGGCGGGCGTCGATCGCTTCGACGCGTCGCACTGCGGGCTCGGCGGCGGCGTCGTGCTCCCCGAAGGAATGTCGGGCGTCGGGAACACGCCCACGGAGGACCTCGTCCACATGCTCACCGAGATGGACGTCGCGGTCGACGCGGACTTCGACCGCGTCCAGGACGTCGCGCGCGACGTCTCGGACCGCCTCGGGCTCGGAGCGACGAGTCACGTCCTCATGGGCGGGACCGTTGCGGGCGTCCTCGACACCGTCGCCGGCGACGAGTAG
- a CDS encoding 3-isopropylmalate dehydratase large subunit, giving the protein MTGKTLAEKILSRKSNTDAYAGDYVEAAIDVGFTHDVTGPLTFDVFEEVTGGDGELFDPGRTAITIDHHAPADGVQAANNHNRVREFAAEYGAVQYAVGDGICHQVLVEDGFAGPGDLVIGADSHTTTFGGLGAFGTGVGSTDLGTALATGELWFRVPETLRFEVEGDLPDGVYAKDLILRFIGDVGFDGCTYMAAEYAGSAVTDLPVHERLVLANMAIEMGGKAGIVPPDQRTVDYLEAQTGERVDLDPDLASDPDAAYYDVHRYDAAAFSPQVSKPSNPENAVDVDEVVGTEIDQFFVGTCTNGRYEDIRVVADIMEGETLAPGTRMVVVPASADVYDRMLQGGELKTFVDAGAIVQAAGCGPCFGTHQGALGDGDVALATANRNFPGREGSMDSEVYLSSPATVGASALYGEITDPRTVETPRYDDVVLEEVAA; this is encoded by the coding sequence ATGACAGGCAAGACGCTGGCGGAAAAGATACTGTCGCGGAAGTCCAACACCGACGCGTACGCCGGAGACTACGTCGAGGCGGCGATCGACGTCGGGTTCACGCACGACGTCACTGGCCCGCTCACGTTCGACGTGTTCGAGGAAGTGACGGGCGGTGACGGCGAACTATTCGACCCCGGTCGAACGGCGATCACGATCGATCACCACGCACCCGCGGACGGCGTACAGGCGGCGAACAACCACAATCGCGTCCGCGAGTTCGCCGCGGAGTACGGCGCCGTCCAGTACGCCGTCGGCGACGGCATCTGCCATCAGGTCCTCGTCGAGGACGGGTTCGCGGGACCGGGCGATCTCGTGATCGGAGCAGACTCGCACACGACGACGTTCGGCGGCCTCGGCGCGTTCGGCACCGGCGTCGGGTCGACCGACCTCGGCACCGCGCTTGCGACCGGTGAACTCTGGTTCCGCGTGCCCGAGACGCTCCGGTTCGAGGTCGAGGGAGACCTCCCCGACGGCGTGTACGCGAAGGACCTCATCCTGCGGTTCATCGGCGACGTCGGGTTCGACGGCTGCACGTACATGGCCGCGGAGTACGCGGGCAGCGCCGTGACGGACCTCCCCGTCCATGAGCGACTCGTGCTCGCGAACATGGCGATCGAGATGGGCGGGAAGGCCGGCATCGTTCCGCCCGACCAGCGCACCGTCGACTATCTCGAAGCGCAGACCGGGGAGCGCGTCGACCTCGACCCGGACCTCGCATCCGACCCCGACGCCGCCTACTACGACGTCCACAGGTACGACGCCGCCGCGTTCTCGCCGCAGGTGTCGAAACCGAGCAACCCTGAGAACGCCGTCGACGTGGACGAGGTCGTCGGGACCGAGATCGACCAGTTCTTCGTGGGGACGTGCACGAACGGGCGCTACGAGGACATCCGCGTCGTCGCGGACATCATGGAGGGTGAGACGCTCGCGCCGGGGACCCGGATGGTGGTCGTCCCGGCGTCCGCGGACGTCTACGACCGCATGCTCCAGGGCGGCGAGTTGAAGACGTTCGTCGACGCGGGCGCCATCGTGCAGGCCGCCGGCTGCGGCCCGTGTTTCGGCACGCACCAGGGCGCGCTCGGCGACGGCGACGTCGCGCTCGCGACCGCGAACCGGAACTTCCCCGGACGCGAAGGTTCGATGGACAGCGAAGTGTACCTATCGAGTCCCGCAACCGTCGGCGCCAGCGCGCTCTACGGCGAGATCACGGACCCGCGCACCGTCGAGACGCCGCGCTACGACGACGTCGTCCTCGAGGAGGTCGCGGCATGA
- a CDS encoding 3-isopropylmalate dehydratase small subunit — MTGATNITEPGRAWVFGDDIDTDQIAPSRFLVSSDPEELAEAAFHDHRPEFHEEVVDGDFVVGGENFGSGSSREHAPLALVGAGVDGVVAVSFARIFFRNAINLGLPVLISPEARRIDDGDEIALRLEEGTIVNHTTGETYDAEALPPFLQELVDRGGLKPYTKAKLAGDL, encoded by the coding sequence ATGACGGGCGCGACGAACATCACCGAACCCGGGCGGGCGTGGGTGTTCGGCGACGACATCGACACCGATCAGATCGCACCGTCGCGGTTCCTCGTTTCCAGCGATCCCGAAGAACTCGCCGAAGCCGCGTTCCACGACCATCGCCCCGAGTTCCACGAGGAGGTCGTCGACGGCGACTTCGTCGTCGGGGGCGAGAACTTCGGGAGTGGATCCTCGCGCGAGCACGCACCACTCGCGCTCGTCGGCGCGGGCGTCGACGGCGTCGTCGCCGTCTCCTTCGCCCGCATCTTCTTCCGGAACGCCATCAATCTCGGGCTCCCCGTACTCATCAGTCCCGAGGCGAGGCGGATCGACGACGGCGACGAGATCGCCCTTCGGCTCGAGGAGGGGACCATCGTCAACCATACGACCGGCGAGACATACGACGCCGAGGCGCTCCCGCCGTTCCTCCAGGAGCTCGTTGACCGCGGCGGCCTGAAGCCGTACACGAAGGCGAAGCTCGCCGGCGACCTGTAG
- a CDS encoding redoxin domain-containing protein, with protein sequence MLHEGDTVPDVTAKVTAGDDGHETFSPADAVTDGPVMLAFFPLAFSSICTTQVEDVQENHLDQLRDLDANVYGVSVDSPYALSAFHEERDLEFPLVSDFNREIIEAFGIATDAVGLEDVAQRAVFVVDEDQRVAYANVLEDGTELPTMDPAIDAVERLQAAD encoded by the coding sequence ATGCTTCACGAAGGTGACACCGTACCAGACGTGACGGCGAAGGTGACCGCTGGCGACGACGGCCACGAGACGTTCTCGCCCGCCGACGCAGTCACAGACGGCCCCGTCATGCTCGCGTTCTTCCCGCTCGCGTTCTCCTCGATCTGTACCACGCAGGTCGAGGACGTCCAGGAGAATCACCTCGATCAGCTCCGCGATCTCGACGCCAACGTGTACGGCGTCAGCGTCGACAGCCCGTACGCGCTCTCGGCGTTCCACGAGGAGCGCGACCTCGAGTTCCCGCTGGTGAGCGACTTCAATCGCGAGATCATCGAGGCGTTCGGCATCGCGACGGACGCGGTCGGGCTCGAGGACGTCGCCCAACGCGCCGTGTTCGTCGTCGACGAAGACCAGCGGGTCGCGTACGCCAACGTCCTCGAGGACGGCACCGAACTCCCGACTATGGATCCCGCAATTGACGCCGTCGAACGGCTGCAGGCGGCCGACTGA
- a CDS encoding IclR family transcriptional regulator, which yields MSTNDADDGGLKTADKMFAIVEAIRDLDGGRVTELAEETGFAKSTVHRHLKALDRHEFVVQEGDTYHVGLKFLNFGEYARARRNVYELVRPAVDTLAEETDERSLFMTEEHGRAVYLYRGIGNHAVRTNSRIGTYRYLHTIAGGKAMLAHMPEDRVEEILDRWGLPELTENTVTDRDELVDQLDDIRERGIAFNDEEAIKGLRAVAAPVLGPDDTVNGALSVSGPSHRIRGDWFEEEIPNLLLGTANELEINLEYM from the coding sequence ATGAGCACGAACGACGCCGACGACGGGGGACTGAAGACGGCGGACAAGATGTTCGCCATCGTCGAAGCCATCCGTGACCTCGACGGTGGGCGCGTTACCGAACTCGCCGAAGAGACCGGGTTCGCGAAGAGCACCGTCCACCGTCACCTCAAGGCGCTCGACCGCCACGAGTTCGTCGTTCAGGAAGGCGACACGTACCACGTCGGTCTGAAGTTCCTCAACTTCGGTGAGTACGCGCGAGCCCGTCGGAACGTCTACGAGCTGGTCCGTCCAGCCGTCGACACGCTCGCGGAGGAAACCGACGAGCGTTCGCTCTTCATGACCGAGGAACACGGCCGCGCCGTCTACCTCTACCGCGGCATCGGCAATCACGCCGTCCGCACCAACTCCCGCATCGGTACCTACCGCTATCTCCACACCATCGCCGGCGGGAAGGCGATGCTCGCCCACATGCCCGAGGACCGCGTCGAGGAGATCCTGGATCGCTGGGGGCTTCCCGAGCTGACCGAGAACACGGTCACGGACCGCGACGAACTGGTCGACCAGCTCGACGATATCCGCGAGCGAGGCATCGCGTTCAACGACGAGGAGGCAATCAAGGGCTTGCGGGCCGTTGCCGCCCCCGTCCTGGGCCCAGACGATACGGTCAACGGCGCCCTCTCGGTCTCCGGGCCCAGCCACCGAATCCGCGGCGACTGGTTCGAGGAGGAGATCCCCAACCTCCTGCTGGGCACCGCCAACGAGCTCGAGATCAACCTCGAGTACATGTGA
- a CDS encoding dihydroorotase family protein gives MTDHDLVVTGGTVVTPEVGEFEADVAADGDVISAIAAPGSLAGEGDTEVDATGKYVLPGAIDPHTHHGIYRGVDEDAKSESRGNLVGGVTTIGNFFRRAGSYEEIMDDYFAQTEPNYYHDYFFSLGLLSFEHVEEIPYIVEELGITSFKWYMNYKNAAREKFGVDCDMRDDFGDAFIQKLAAVDVPTTLGYHSENVEITNALAGGNPYLESEPDEDYDYEEMVEEFPGYAETQSMVSGAALAKQHDYDDSFYAVHISSGRTANELKELRKAGYDLWGETTLHYLAATADEAGAEFKVNPPVRYEEDQEVLWDRLADGTIQTIGCDHIANVSENKFGETFTDSLLGFPGSSVMLPFILTEGVGEGRISLPRAVEVTSTNSAKAWNVYPKKGTIQVGSDADLAVVDLDETETVTAEFLQGGSDYSPYEGMELAGWPTHTVVRGQIAYENGDVVGDKGYGTHIDRPI, from the coding sequence ATGACTGACCACGACCTCGTCGTCACCGGTGGCACCGTCGTCACCCCCGAGGTCGGCGAGTTCGAGGCCGACGTCGCCGCGGACGGCGACGTCATCTCCGCCATCGCCGCACCGGGGTCGCTCGCCGGCGAGGGCGACACCGAGGTCGACGCCACCGGCAAGTACGTCCTCCCGGGCGCCATCGACCCCCACACGCACCACGGCATCTACCGGGGTGTGGACGAGGACGCCAAGAGCGAATCGCGCGGCAACCTCGTCGGCGGGGTGACGACCATCGGGAACTTCTTCCGGCGCGCGGGGTCGTACGAGGAGATCATGGACGACTACTTCGCGCAGACCGAGCCCAACTACTACCACGACTACTTCTTCTCGCTCGGCCTGCTGTCGTTCGAGCACGTCGAGGAGATCCCCTACATCGTCGAGGAGCTGGGCATCACGTCGTTCAAGTGGTACATGAACTACAAGAACGCGGCCCGGGAGAAGTTCGGCGTCGACTGCGACATGCGCGACGACTTCGGCGACGCCTTCATCCAGAAACTGGCGGCGGTCGACGTCCCGACGACGCTCGGTTATCACTCCGAGAACGTCGAGATCACGAACGCGCTCGCGGGAGGCAACCCCTACCTGGAGAGCGAACCCGACGAGGACTACGACTACGAGGAGATGGTCGAGGAGTTCCCCGGGTACGCCGAGACCCAAAGCATGGTGTCGGGCGCGGCACTCGCGAAACAGCACGACTACGACGACAGCTTCTACGCGGTCCACATCAGTTCGGGCCGCACCGCGAACGAACTCAAGGAGCTCCGGAAGGCCGGGTACGACCTGTGGGGCGAGACGACACTTCACTACCTCGCCGCGACGGCCGACGAGGCCGGCGCCGAGTTCAAGGTCAACCCGCCGGTGCGCTACGAAGAAGACCAGGAGGTGCTCTGGGATCGCCTCGCGGACGGCACGATCCAGACCATCGGTTGCGACCACATCGCGAACGTCTCCGAGAACAAGTTCGGCGAGACGTTCACGGACTCGCTGCTGGGCTTCCCCGGGTCGTCGGTAATGTTGCCGTTCATCCTGACCGAGGGCGTCGGCGAGGGCCGCATCTCGCTGCCTCGCGCCGTCGAGGTCACCTCGACGAACAGTGCGAAGGCGTGGAACGTCTACCCGAAGAAGGGCACCATCCAGGTCGGTTCCGACGCTGACCTCGCCGTCGTCGATCTGGACGAGACAGAGACGGTCACCGCCGAGTTCCTCCAGGGCGGCTCCGACTACTCGCCCTACGAGGGCATGGAACTCGCGGGGTGGCCGACCCACACCGTCGTTCGCGGCCAGATCGCCTATGAGAACGGCGATGTGGTCGGCGACAAGGGCTACGGGACGCACATCGACCGGCCGATCTGA
- a CDS encoding isochorismatase family protein: MTKRIWEDLLTERDKKVIEAAGYDEEGASSWESRGLGDNPVVLVIDVQRLVVGEDVPILEAVEEYRTAMGEIAWDAIEHIEDFLAFARGHDVDVMYTRVVPTSYDDPHHEDLDIVDPVAPEDGETVVDKSYASAFYGTDLLSRFVRNEYDTVVVVGNSTSGCVRATAVDAQQHGFNVVLPQECIFDRIEASHKIGLMDLWMKYAEVLETEEVEEYVEAMLDD, from the coding sequence ATGACAAAGCGAATCTGGGAGGACCTGCTGACCGAACGAGACAAGAAGGTCATCGAGGCCGCGGGCTACGACGAGGAGGGCGCGTCCTCCTGGGAGTCGCGGGGCCTGGGCGACAACCCCGTCGTCCTCGTCATCGACGTCCAGCGGCTCGTCGTCGGCGAGGACGTCCCCATCCTGGAGGCCGTCGAGGAGTATCGGACCGCGATGGGCGAGATCGCGTGGGACGCCATCGAGCACATCGAGGATTTCCTCGCGTTCGCTCGCGGGCACGACGTCGACGTGATGTACACGCGCGTCGTTCCGACAAGTTACGACGATCCGCATCACGAGGACCTGGACATCGTCGACCCGGTCGCGCCCGAGGACGGCGAGACGGTCGTGGACAAGTCCTACGCGTCCGCGTTCTACGGCACCGACCTCCTGAGTCGGTTCGTCCGCAACGAGTACGACACCGTCGTCGTCGTCGGCAACTCCACGAGCGGGTGCGTGCGGGCGACCGCCGTCGATGCCCAGCAGCACGGCTTCAACGTCGTCCTCCCCCAGGAGTGCATCTTCGACCGCATCGAGGCCAGCCACAAGATCGGCCTGATGGACCTCTGGATGAAGTACGCCGAGGTCCTCGAGACGGAGGAGGTCGAGGAGTACGTGGAGGCGATGCTCGATGACTGA
- a CDS encoding FAD-dependent oxidoreductase, with amino-acid sequence MSESEQYALSDETSEVVGVDDVEWDVSTDVLVAGAGGTGLVAALAAAEESDLTVTILEKAAEPGGNTSLSTGMVPAAGTHLQEEAGIHETPADMARDILEKNGYEADEDMVVHLAEESRHLIHWLVEDWDVDMHLVDDFKYPKHSEYRMHAPPGRNGANLVSQLVDLLEELDNVELLTNVPVNQLVADDGAVVGVKAGVHREEAIEAEKVVLATDGFGGNKRMIQENLDEEIEDALYFGADGNEGDGIRWGAELGAALASMDSYQGHATVAHQTGALSTYAIVMNGGILVNEDGERFGDESAGYSEFAIDVLQQPDGVGYEIFDERIFERLQGQFDDFDEAVQLGAYDSAETVEELAETLGCDPDATAAAVESYNEAIDTDRPDDVGRTDGRDTLRSPYYGTKVTGALFHTQGGLVVDAHGRVLREDGDPVPNLYAGGGSAVGISGSGAGGYLSGNGLTAALGLGRLAGEHARDALGIRR; translated from the coding sequence ATGAGCGAGTCCGAGCAGTACGCTCTCAGCGACGAGACCAGCGAGGTCGTCGGCGTCGACGACGTGGAGTGGGACGTCTCCACGGACGTCCTTGTGGCTGGCGCGGGCGGCACCGGGTTGGTCGCCGCGCTCGCCGCCGCCGAGGAATCCGACCTCACAGTCACGATCCTGGAGAAGGCCGCCGAACCAGGCGGGAACACCAGCCTGTCGACGGGGATGGTCCCCGCGGCGGGCACCCACCTCCAGGAGGAGGCCGGCATCCACGAGACGCCCGCAGACATGGCCCGCGACATCCTGGAGAAGAATGGGTACGAGGCGGACGAGGACATGGTCGTCCACCTCGCTGAGGAATCGCGCCACCTCATCCATTGGCTGGTCGAGGACTGGGACGTCGACATGCACCTCGTGGACGACTTCAAGTACCCCAAGCACAGCGAGTACCGGATGCACGCCCCGCCGGGCCGGAACGGCGCGAACCTCGTCAGCCAGCTCGTCGACCTGCTCGAGGAACTGGACAACGTGGAGCTCCTCACGAACGTCCCCGTGAACCAACTCGTCGCCGACGACGGCGCCGTCGTCGGCGTGAAGGCGGGCGTCCACCGCGAGGAAGCGATCGAGGCCGAGAAGGTCGTGCTCGCGACCGACGGCTTCGGCGGGAACAAGCGCATGATCCAGGAGAACCTCGACGAGGAGATCGAGGACGCCCTCTACTTCGGCGCGGACGGGAACGAGGGCGACGGCATCCGCTGGGGCGCGGAACTGGGTGCAGCGCTCGCGTCGATGGACTCCTACCAGGGGCACGCCACCGTCGCGCACCAGACCGGCGCGCTCTCGACGTACGCGATCGTGATGAACGGCGGCATCCTCGTCAACGAGGACGGCGAGCGCTTCGGCGACGAGTCCGCGGGCTACAGCGAGTTCGCCATCGACGTCCTCCAGCAACCCGACGGGGTCGGCTACGAGATATTCGACGAACGCATCTTCGAGCGCCTGCAGGGCCAGTTCGACGACTTCGACGAAGCCGTCCAACTCGGCGCGTACGACTCCGCGGAGACGGTCGAGGAACTTGCGGAGACGCTGGGCTGCGATCCCGACGCGACGGCCGCGGCCGTCGAGTCCTACAACGAGGCCATCGACACCGACAGGCCCGACGACGTCGGGCGGACGGACGGTCGGGACACGCTCCGGTCGCCGTACTACGGCACGAAGGTCACTGGCGCGCTGTTCCACACGCAGGGCGGCCTCGTCGTCGACGCGCACGGTCGCGTGCTGCGCGAGGACGGCGATCCCGTCCCGAACCTCTACGCGGGCGGCGGGAGCGCGGTCGGCATCAGCGGCAGCGGTGCCGGCGGCTACCTCTCCGGGAACGGCCTCACCGCGGCGCTCGGCCTCGGGCGGCTCGCCGGCGAGCACGCCCGGGACGCGCTCGGGATACGGCGATGA
- a CDS encoding nuclear transport factor 2 family protein, producing the protein MSDQTAGDEGGDVDERAALRGVVEEFFERMADDDRRSTVGELFADDATITVPGATFEGSDAADEMLAFFAPRYEWAAKEYDRWFVDERENAVVSLGTLYGVDNDGDEFSDVSYVDVYEIRDGEIDRLDIYNDLVADGVVPVGGASGVGDDATATGSGSEGANR; encoded by the coding sequence ATGAGCGACCAGACGGCCGGCGACGAGGGCGGTGACGTCGACGAGCGGGCGGCCCTCCGCGGCGTCGTCGAGGAGTTCTTCGAACGTATGGCCGACGACGACCGGCGGTCGACCGTCGGGGAACTGTTCGCGGACGACGCCACCATCACGGTCCCGGGCGCGACGTTCGAGGGCTCAGATGCTGCCGACGAGATGCTCGCGTTCTTCGCGCCGCGCTACGAGTGGGCCGCCAAGGAGTACGACCGCTGGTTCGTCGACGAGCGCGAGAACGCGGTCGTCTCGCTCGGCACGCTCTACGGCGTGGACAACGACGGCGACGAGTTCTCGGACGTGAGCTACGTCGACGTCTACGAGATCCGGGACGGGGAGATCGATCGCCTCGACATCTACAACGACCTCGTGGCCGACGGCGTCGTCCCGGTCGGGGGCGCGAGCGGTGTCGGCGACGACGCTACCGCCACCGGGAGCGGTTCGGAGGGCGCGAATCGATGA
- a CDS encoding LLM class flavin-dependent oxidoreductase, translated as MSGRERTGVLFSLEDDLDLVQRAETLGYESVWTAEGQGRTAFGKLERWATVTDEIGLATGIVNVYARTPATLAQAAATLDAHSDGRAILGLGVAHPGVVEEFHGVEFDRPLARMAEFVELVQRYLRGEPGGYDGEFFTPKRTRFWDAFEPVREEIPIYNAALGPGNVRLAGEYCDGWLPNLYPLDRFEEAREWLATGAERADRDVADVDVAMYVLTAVADDPARARRAARRHVAYYLRDIPGYYGRVAENAGFADEVAAVRDASDRDAAAAAISDEFLDVVAVTGGPDDVRRDLEDLRSAGVDLPIVRAPAGADRDLVERVLETCAPR; from the coding sequence ATGAGCGGTCGCGAGCGCACGGGCGTCCTGTTCTCGCTCGAGGACGACCTCGACCTCGTGCAGCGAGCGGAGACGCTCGGGTACGAGAGCGTCTGGACGGCGGAAGGGCAGGGGAGGACGGCGTTCGGGAAGCTGGAGCGGTGGGCGACTGTCACTGACGAGATCGGCCTGGCGACGGGCATCGTGAACGTCTACGCTCGCACGCCCGCCACGCTCGCGCAGGCGGCGGCGACGCTCGACGCGCACTCCGACGGTCGCGCGATTCTCGGGCTCGGCGTCGCCCACCCGGGCGTCGTCGAGGAGTTCCACGGCGTCGAGTTCGACCGGCCGCTCGCGCGGATGGCGGAGTTCGTCGAACTCGTCCAGCGCTACCTGCGCGGCGAGCCTGGGGGCTACGACGGCGAGTTCTTCACCCCGAAGCGAACGCGCTTCTGGGACGCCTTCGAGCCGGTCCGCGAGGAGATCCCCATCTACAACGCCGCGCTCGGTCCCGGGAACGTCCGCCTGGCCGGCGAGTACTGCGACGGCTGGCTCCCCAACCTCTACCCGCTCGACCGGTTCGAGGAGGCCCGGGAGTGGCTCGCGACGGGCGCCGAGCGCGCGGACCGGGACGTCGCGGACGTCGACGTTGCGATGTACGTCCTCACCGCCGTCGCCGACGACCCCGCGAGAGCCCGACGCGCGGCGAGGCGTCACGTCGCGTACTACCTGCGGGACATTCCCGGGTACTACGGTCGGGTCGCGGAGAACGCCGGGTTCGCCGACGAGGTGGCGGCCGTCCGCGACGCCAGCGACCGGGACGCGGCGGCCGCGGCCATCAGCGACGAGTTCCTCGACGTGGTCGCCGTCACCGGCGGTCCCGACGACGTCCGGCGCGACCTCGAGGACCTCCGGAGCGCGGGCGTCGACCTCCCCATCGTTCGCGCCCCCGCCGGTGCGGACCGGGACCTCGTCGAGCGCGTCCTCGAGACCTGCGCGCCCCGTTGA